The Methanosphaera sp. BMS genome contains a region encoding:
- a CDS encoding ATP-binding protein, whose amino-acid sequence MRNLPLGNDNDLDQSQFYNRTEEISFIKDNLELAKKASTPTILLTGIRGVGKTALMKKIKKDLENDYLVVYMDLSAMDKYKKDKLTRFCFMKLFYESFIRACNESDIITVDKRIMKFFKTRNFKFDRLESVNDIPVPILKSQEDYSKFTDFVMNLPQKIYDDYLNDIDGVLIFMDEFQILKQLDEDVNSFLWYIRSVIQSQRNIGYIFSGSMSIKDELISDIAGQKGAFGGRILNYEIKTFSHATTKSYLNEKAEYLQFTDDGFDRFYNCTKGIPFYINTFARLLPPFEQLDEERIVSEFKKSLPYLLIHLTNEWYKLTAQEQRIITALVDKPLRRIEIAKKLNVTSGAIGASLKRLQNETLIELNNGQYQIYDSIFRTWLKMEYEEKGDYPY is encoded by the coding sequence ATGAGAAATTTACCATTGGGAAATGATAATGACTTGGATCAAAGTCAATTTTACAATAGAACAGAAGAAATTTCATTTATTAAAGATAATCTGGAATTGGCCAAGAAAGCTTCGACCCCAACGATACTGCTGACAGGTATTAGAGGAGTTGGAAAAACCGCTCTAATGAAAAAAATAAAAAAGGATTTGGAGAATGATTATTTGGTTGTATACATGGACTTGTCTGCTATGGATAAATATAAAAAGGATAAGCTGACACGCTTTTGTTTCATGAAACTATTCTATGAATCATTCATAAGAGCATGTAACGAATCGGATATCATAACTGTTGACAAGAGAATTATGAAGTTTTTCAAAACACGTAATTTTAAATTTGATAGACTGGAATCAGTCAACGATATTCCGGTTCCTATTCTTAAAAGCCAAGAGGATTATTCCAAATTTACTGATTTTGTCATGAATCTGCCTCAAAAAATTTATGATGATTACCTTAATGACATTGATGGCGTTTTAATATTCATGGATGAATTTCAAATACTCAAGCAACTTGATGAAGATGTAAATAGCTTTCTATGGTATATCCGAAGCGTTATCCAATCACAAAGAAATATCGGTTACATATTCTCGGGAAGTATGAGCATTAAGGATGAACTGATATCTGATATAGCAGGTCAGAAAGGTGCTTTTGGTGGAAGAATATTGAATTATGAAATTAAAACATTTTCCCATGCTACTACAAAATCTTATTTAAATGAAAAAGCTGAATATCTACAATTTACTGATGATGGTTTTGACAGGTTCTATAACTGCACTAAAGGCATTCCATTTTACATCAATACTTTTGCAAGATTATTACCACCATTTGAACAGTTGGATGAAGAAAGAATAGTAAGTGAATTTAAAAAGAGCCTCCCATATTTGCTAATCCACCTGACAAATGAATGGTATAAACTAACAGCCCAGGAACAGAGAATAATCACGGCATTAGTTGATAAGCCACTACGTAGGATTGAAATTGCAAAAAAGCTGAATGTCACCAGTGGAGCTATTGGTGCATCCCTAAAGAGATTACAAAACGAAACATTGATTGAATTAAATAATGGACAATACCAAATATATGATTCCATCTTCAGAACTTGGCTAAAAATGGAATATGAAGAAAAAGGGGATTATCCCTACTGA